A stretch of Gorilla gorilla gorilla isolate KB3781 chromosome 9, NHGRI_mGorGor1-v2.1_pri, whole genome shotgun sequence DNA encodes these proteins:
- the TLCD5 gene encoding TLC domain-containing protein 5 isoform X2 produces MALALCLQVLCSLCGWLSLYISFCHLNKHRSYEWSCRLVTFTHGVLSIGLSAYIGFIDGPWPFTHPGSPNTPLQVHVLCLTLGYFIFDLGWCIYFQSEGALMLAHHTLSILGIIMALVLGESGTEVNAVLFGSELTNPLLQMRWFLRETGHYHSFTGDVVDFLFVALFTGVRIGVGACLLFCEMVSPTPKWFVKAGGVAMYAVSWCFMFSIWRFAWRKSIKKYHAWRSRRSEERQLKHNGHLKIH; encoded by the exons ATGGCATTAGCTCTGTGTCTGCAGGTGCTGTGCAGCCTGTGTGGCTGGCTCTCGCTCTATATTTCTTTCTGCCACCTGAATAAGCACCGAAGCTATGAGTGGAGCTGCCGGCTGGTCACCTTCACCCATGGAGTCCTCTCTATAGGCCTCTCCGCTTATATTGGCTTCATTGATGGCCCATGGCCTTTTACCCACCCAG GCTCACCCAATACACCTCTCCAAGTTCATGTCCTGTGTCTCACCTTGGGCTACTTCATCTTCGACTTGGGCTGGTGCATCTACTTTCAGTCTGAGGGTGCCTTGATGCTGGCTCATCACACATTGAGTATCTTGGGCATTATCATGGCCCTTGTGCTTGGGGAGTCTGGCACAGAGGTCAATGCAGTCCTCTTTGGAAGTGAGCTTACCAACCCCTTGCTACAGATGCGCTGGTTTCTCCGGGAAACAGGGCACTATCACAGTTTCACTGGAGATGTAGTGGACTTCCTCTTTGTGGCTCTGTTCACAGGAGTGAGGATTGGTGTGGGAGCTTGCCTCCTTTTCTGTGAAATGGTCTCCCCCACGCCTAAGTGGTTTGTGAAGGCTGGGGGAGTAGCGATGTATGCTGTGTCTTGGTGTTTCATGTTTAGCATCTGGCGCTTTGCATGGAGGAAGAGCATCAAGAAGTACCATGCTTGGAGAAGCAGGCGGAGTGAGGAACGGCAGCTGAAACACAACGGACATCTCAAAATACACTAG
- the TLCD5 gene encoding TLC domain-containing protein 5 isoform X3, whose protein sequence is MLAHHTLSILGIIMALVLGESGTEVNAVLFGSELTNPLLQMRWFLRETGHYHSFTGDVVDFLFVALFTGVRIGVGACLLFCEMVSPTPKWFVKAGGVAMYAVSWCFMFSIWRFAWRKSIKKYHAWRSRRSEERQLKHNGHLKIH, encoded by the coding sequence ATGCTGGCTCATCACACATTGAGTATCTTGGGCATTATCATGGCCCTTGTGCTTGGGGAGTCTGGCACAGAGGTCAATGCAGTCCTCTTTGGAAGTGAGCTTACCAACCCCTTGCTACAGATGCGCTGGTTTCTCCGGGAAACAGGGCACTATCACAGTTTCACTGGAGATGTAGTGGACTTCCTCTTTGTGGCTCTGTTCACAGGAGTGAGGATTGGTGTGGGAGCTTGCCTCCTTTTCTGTGAAATGGTCTCCCCCACGCCTAAGTGGTTTGTGAAGGCTGGGGGAGTAGCGATGTATGCTGTGTCTTGGTGTTTCATGTTTAGCATCTGGCGCTTTGCATGGAGGAAGAGCATCAAGAAGTACCATGCTTGGAGAAGCAGGCGGAGTGAGGAACGGCAGCTGAAACACAACGGACATCTCAAAATACACTAG
- the TLCD5 gene encoding TLC domain-containing protein 5 isoform X1 — MHKMTQCCFLRVRPLFFWFWSFHHRMALALCLQVLCSLCGWLSLYISFCHLNKHRSYEWSCRLVTFTHGVLSIGLSAYIGFIDGPWPFTHPGSPNTPLQVHVLCLTLGYFIFDLGWCIYFQSEGALMLAHHTLSILGIIMALVLGESGTEVNAVLFGSELTNPLLQMRWFLRETGHYHSFTGDVVDFLFVALFTGVRIGVGACLLFCEMVSPTPKWFVKAGGVAMYAVSWCFMFSIWRFAWRKSIKKYHAWRSRRSEERQLKHNGHLKIH; from the exons ATGCACAAAATGACCCAATGCTGTTTTCTTAGGGTGCGtcctttgtttttctggttttggtctTTTCATCACAGGATGGCATTAGCTCTGTGTCTGCAGGTGCTGTGCAGCCTGTGTGGCTGGCTCTCGCTCTATATTTCTTTCTGCCACCTGAATAAGCACCGAAGCTATGAGTGGAGCTGCCGGCTGGTCACCTTCACCCATGGAGTCCTCTCTATAGGCCTCTCCGCTTATATTGGCTTCATTGATGGCCCATGGCCTTTTACCCACCCAG GCTCACCCAATACACCTCTCCAAGTTCATGTCCTGTGTCTCACCTTGGGCTACTTCATCTTCGACTTGGGCTGGTGCATCTACTTTCAGTCTGAGGGTGCCTTGATGCTGGCTCATCACACATTGAGTATCTTGGGCATTATCATGGCCCTTGTGCTTGGGGAGTCTGGCACAGAGGTCAATGCAGTCCTCTTTGGAAGTGAGCTTACCAACCCCTTGCTACAGATGCGCTGGTTTCTCCGGGAAACAGGGCACTATCACAGTTTCACTGGAGATGTAGTGGACTTCCTCTTTGTGGCTCTGTTCACAGGAGTGAGGATTGGTGTGGGAGCTTGCCTCCTTTTCTGTGAAATGGTCTCCCCCACGCCTAAGTGGTTTGTGAAGGCTGGGGGAGTAGCGATGTATGCTGTGTCTTGGTGTTTCATGTTTAGCATCTGGCGCTTTGCATGGAGGAAGAGCATCAAGAAGTACCATGCTTGGAGAAGCAGGCGGAGTGAGGAACGGCAGCTGAAACACAACGGACATCTCAAAATACACTAG